In Zingiber officinale cultivar Zhangliang chromosome 3B, Zo_v1.1, whole genome shotgun sequence, a single window of DNA contains:
- the LOC122056201 gene encoding molybdate-anion transporter-like isoform X2: MEAFYWLLFGGLAAVVATLELRKTTRDRAATSSAFNSFKNNYILVYSFMMAGDWLQGPYVYYLYTTYGYGKGDIGRLFIAGFGSSMLFGTIVGSMADKQGRKRASVTYCITYILSCITKHSPQFKVLMLGRVLGGIATSLLFSAFESWLVAEHNKRGFEPQWLSITFSKAIFLGNGLVAIVSGLFANLLTDNLGFGPVAPFDAAACFLAIGMAIILSTWTENYGDPSENKDLLTQFKVAASAISSDEKIALLGAIQSLFEGSMYTFVFLWTPALSPNDEDIPHGFIFATFMLSSMLGSSIASRLLARAVPRVESYMQLVFAIAAVTLLLPVVTNSLIAPSTVKGGSISFSGCIQLFGFCIFEACVGIFWPSIMKMRSQYIPEEARSTIMNFFRIPLNIFVCIVLYNVSAFPMTAMFGMCSAFLFLASMLQRKLMKIAEAHKSNWTSMKERDDEAEPLNI, translated from the exons ATGGAGGCTTTCTATTGGCTGCTCTTTGGCGGGCTCGCCGCGGTGGTGGCCACCCTCGAACTCAGAAAGACCACCCGCGATCGGGCCGCCACCTCCTCCGCCTTCAATTCCTTCAAGAACAACTACATCCTCGTCTACTCCTTCATGATGG CTGGAGATTGGTTGCAGGGTCCCTACGTCTACTACCTCTACACTACATATGGGTACGGGAAGGGAGACATCGGCCGTCTCTTCATCGCCGGATTTGGATCTTCCATGTTGTTCGGTACAATTGTGGGATCTATGGCAGACAAACA GGGTCGGAAGAGAGCTTCAGTCACCTATTGTATCACCTACATTCTCAGCTGCATCACCAAACATTCTCCGCAATTCAAGGTCCTGATGCTAGGACGCGTATTGGGAGGGATCGCCACGTCCCTGCTGTTTTCTGCATTCGAGTCATGGCTTGTCGCAGAACACAACAAG AGGGGTTTTGAACCACAATGGCTGTCCATAACTTTCTCAAAGGCCATATTTCTTGGCAATGGTCTAGTTGCCATTGTATCAGGGCTCTTTGCTAATTTACTGACAGATAACTTGGGTTTTGGACCTGTTGCTCCCTTCGATGCTGCTGCTTGCTTCCTCGCAATAGGCATGGCGATTATTTTATCAACATGGACCGAGAACTATGGAGATCCTTCTGAAAACAAAGATTTGCTCACCCAGTTTAAGGTTGCTGCATCAGCTATTTCTTCTG ATGAGAAAATTGCTTTGTTGGGTGCAATACAGTCGCTGTTTGAAGGGTCCATGTATACTTTTGTCTTCCTTTGGACTCCTGCTTTGAGTCCAAATGATGAGGACATTCCTCATGGTTTCATTTTCGCCACTTTTATGTTGTCGTCAATGCTAGGTAGCTCCATAGCATCTCGGCTGTTAGCCCGTGCAGTACCAAGAGTTGAATCTTACATGCAgcttgtatttgctatagctgcAGTCACTCTTCTCCTACCAGTTGTTACAAAT TCCTTAATAGCACCATCAACAGTCAAAGGCGGGAGTATTTCTTTTAGTGGCTGTATTCAGCTCTTTGGATTCTGTATATTTGAAGCATGCGTTGGAATATTTTGGCCATCCATTATGAAAATGAGATCCCAGTACATTCCTGAGGAGGCTAGGAGTACAATCATGAATTTTTTCCGCATTCCGCTGAACATATTTGTGTGCATTGTTCTATACAAT GTTAGTGCATTTCCTATGACTGCCATGTTCGGCATGTGCTCTGCTTTCCTTTTCCTCGCCTCAATGCTACAGAGGAAGTTGATGAAGATTGCTGAAGCCCACAAATCAA ACTGGACTTCCATGAAGGAAAGAGACGATGAGGCAGAGCCACTAAACATTTGA
- the LOC122056206 gene encoding uncharacterized protein LOC122056206 — protein sequence MSPTKEPEGGSCREEADSGSARPPLPPAAEVAVGELVSALNRRRVYRDVTLALRCGLRDAAADFSFLRTRGLRSLLKFLGSISSSDEAIRLFCHSQTIPELRVVPVLFQNSLQQSKDNPVVILDHIFGVEPLKIVSPATESEIAIALRVLEGCCLLHSSSAALAHKHKAIEVLVNILSTRGTIEQGACLDALIAVLLESSSNQMDFRECHGIEKVIDLIKDEQVDESIRLKCGEFLLLLVGYVNRNENSPLAHIHEDMQRNLGEKCASLVWAASQFGSTLDPEQRQTALHIQARRVVESLVL from the exons ATGAGTCCTACGAAGGAGCCGGAGGGCGGATCATGCCGGGAGGAGGCGGACTCGGGCTCCGCTCGTCCGCCTCTCCCGCCGGCGGCCGAGGTGGCTGTTGGGGAGCTAGTCTCCGCCTTGAACCGGCGGAGGGTCTATAGGGACGTGACGCTTGCTCTCCGCTGCGGCCTCCGCGATGCCGCGGCCGACTTCTCCTTCCTCCGGACCAGAGGCCTACGGAGCCTCCTCAAGTTCCTCGGATCCATCTCTAGCTCCGACGAGGCCATCCGCCTCTTCTGCCATTCTCAGACCATCCCCGAACTGCGAG TGGTTCCTGTTCtctttcagaattcattgcagcAATCGAAGGACAACCCTGTGGTGATTTTGGACCATATATTTGGTGTGGAACCTTTGAAGATTGTTAGTCCTGCAACGGAATCTGAAATTGCTATTGCACTCAGAGTTCTGGAAGGTTGTTGTTTACTCCATAGTAGCAGTGCAGCTTTAGCCCACAAACACAAGGCAATTGAG GTGTTAGTTAACATACTTTCCACTAGAGGAACCATTGAGCAAGGGGCATGCTTGGATGCTTTAATAGCAGTACTGTTGGAATCTTCATCCAATCAGATG GATTTTCGAGAATGTCATGGTATTGAGAAAGTCATCGATCTCATTAAAGATGAGCAAGTCGATGAAAGCATTAG GTTGAAATGTGGAGAGTTTCTGCTTCTATTGGTTGGCTATGTGAATCGGAACGAAAACTCTCCATTGGCACACATACACGAGGATATGCAGCGAAACTTAGGCGAGAAGTGTGCATCACTAGTGTGGGCGGCCAGCCAGTTTGGATCAACCCTAGACCCTGAGCAAAGACAAACGGCTCTACATATTCAAGCGCGGAGGGTGGTAGAGTCCTTGGTGCTATAA
- the LOC122056203 gene encoding protein LEAD-SENSITIVE 1-like — protein sequence MKEWKNGEEQGEWECARERKTERSEMGLLSNKVERAEIKPGDHIYTWRAVYTYAHHGIYVGGNKVVHFTRKKDTSRAIDSFDSSSISSSSSSGVPAVCPTFPDCGFHQPNSGVVLSCLDCFLGNGSLYSFEYGVPTSVFLAKVRGGTCTIAESDSPDTVINRAMHLLRNGFGNYDVFENNCEDFALYCKTGLLSLEELGSGRSGQASSLFGVPLSALLSMPFKLLAAGPVGMATVTAGMYCANRYITDIGVRKDVVKVSMEDLASNISVRHSRGTITENSSDATTNAASIEEEKR from the exons ATGAAAGAATGGAAGAACGGGGAAGAGCAGGGAGAGTGGGAATGTGCGAGAGAGAGGAAGACGGAGCGGAGCGAAATGGGTCTGCTGTCGAACAAGGTGGAAAGGGCGGAGATTAAACCCGGCGATCACATCTACACCTGGAGAGCGGTCTACACTTACGCCCACCACG GCATTTATGTAGGCGGAAACAAGGTGGTTCATTTTACCCGCAAAAAAGACACTTCAAGGGCTATTGACTCATTCGACTCCTCTTCCATTTCTTCTAGCTCAAGCTCAGGAGTTCCTGCGGTATGCCCAACTTTTCCAGATTGTGGATTCCATCAACCCAATAGTGGGGTCGTCCTCTCCTGCTTGGATTGCTTTCTTGGCAACGGCTCCCTTTATTCCTTTGAATATGGAGTTCCAACCTCGGTTTTCCTTGCAAAGGTCCGGGGTGGCACATGCACCATTGCAGAATCTGATTCCCCAGATACTGTAATCAACAGAGCAATGCACTTGCTTCGAAATGGTTTTGGCAATTATGATGTCTTTGAGAACAACTGTGAAGACTTTGCTCTCTACTGCAAGACTGGCCTTCTATCCCTCGAAGAGCTTGGTAGCGGGAGAAGTGGGCAAGCATCATCCTTATTCGGCGTTCCTTTGTCGGCTTTATTATCAATGCCATTCAAGCTGTTGGCTGCAGGGCCTGTGGGGATGGCCACTGTCACTGCAGGGATGTATTGCGCAAACAGATACATCACAGACATAGGTGTTAGAAAGGATGTCGTAAAGGTTTCGATGGAAGACTTGGCTTCAAACATCAGTGTGCGACATTCCAGGGGCACAATCACAGAAAACTCTTCTGATGCTACCACAAATGCAGCATCTATCGAAGAAGAAAAAAGATAG
- the LOC122056201 gene encoding molybdate-anion transporter-like isoform X1, whose amino-acid sequence MEAFYWLLFGGLAAVVATLELRKTTRDRAATSSAFNSFKNNYILVYSFMMAGDWLQGPYVYYLYTTYGYGKGDIGRLFIAGFGSSMLFGTIVGSMADKQGRKRASVTYCITYILSCITKHSPQFKVLMLGRVLGGIATSLLFSAFESWLVAEHNKRGFEPQWLSITFSKAIFLGNGLVAIVSGLFANLLTDNLGFGPVAPFDAAACFLAIGMAIILSTWTENYGDPSENKDLLTQFKVAASAISSDEKIALLGAIQSLFEGSMYTFVFLWTPALSPNDEDIPHGFIFATFMLSSMLGSSIASRLLARAVPRVESYMQLVFAIAAVTLLLPVVTNSLIAPSTVKGGSISFSGCIQLFGFCIFEACVGIFWPSIMKMRSQYIPEEARSTIMNFFRIPLNIFVCIVLYNVSAFPMTAMFGMCSAFLFLASMLQRKLMKIAEAHKSKSPDWTSMKERDDEAEPLNI is encoded by the exons ATGGAGGCTTTCTATTGGCTGCTCTTTGGCGGGCTCGCCGCGGTGGTGGCCACCCTCGAACTCAGAAAGACCACCCGCGATCGGGCCGCCACCTCCTCCGCCTTCAATTCCTTCAAGAACAACTACATCCTCGTCTACTCCTTCATGATGG CTGGAGATTGGTTGCAGGGTCCCTACGTCTACTACCTCTACACTACATATGGGTACGGGAAGGGAGACATCGGCCGTCTCTTCATCGCCGGATTTGGATCTTCCATGTTGTTCGGTACAATTGTGGGATCTATGGCAGACAAACA GGGTCGGAAGAGAGCTTCAGTCACCTATTGTATCACCTACATTCTCAGCTGCATCACCAAACATTCTCCGCAATTCAAGGTCCTGATGCTAGGACGCGTATTGGGAGGGATCGCCACGTCCCTGCTGTTTTCTGCATTCGAGTCATGGCTTGTCGCAGAACACAACAAG AGGGGTTTTGAACCACAATGGCTGTCCATAACTTTCTCAAAGGCCATATTTCTTGGCAATGGTCTAGTTGCCATTGTATCAGGGCTCTTTGCTAATTTACTGACAGATAACTTGGGTTTTGGACCTGTTGCTCCCTTCGATGCTGCTGCTTGCTTCCTCGCAATAGGCATGGCGATTATTTTATCAACATGGACCGAGAACTATGGAGATCCTTCTGAAAACAAAGATTTGCTCACCCAGTTTAAGGTTGCTGCATCAGCTATTTCTTCTG ATGAGAAAATTGCTTTGTTGGGTGCAATACAGTCGCTGTTTGAAGGGTCCATGTATACTTTTGTCTTCCTTTGGACTCCTGCTTTGAGTCCAAATGATGAGGACATTCCTCATGGTTTCATTTTCGCCACTTTTATGTTGTCGTCAATGCTAGGTAGCTCCATAGCATCTCGGCTGTTAGCCCGTGCAGTACCAAGAGTTGAATCTTACATGCAgcttgtatttgctatagctgcAGTCACTCTTCTCCTACCAGTTGTTACAAAT TCCTTAATAGCACCATCAACAGTCAAAGGCGGGAGTATTTCTTTTAGTGGCTGTATTCAGCTCTTTGGATTCTGTATATTTGAAGCATGCGTTGGAATATTTTGGCCATCCATTATGAAAATGAGATCCCAGTACATTCCTGAGGAGGCTAGGAGTACAATCATGAATTTTTTCCGCATTCCGCTGAACATATTTGTGTGCATTGTTCTATACAAT GTTAGTGCATTTCCTATGACTGCCATGTTCGGCATGTGCTCTGCTTTCCTTTTCCTCGCCTCAATGCTACAGAGGAAGTTGATGAAGATTGCTGAAGCCCACAAATCAA AGTCTCCAGACTGGACTTCCATGAAGGAAAGAGACGATGAGGCAGAGCCACTAAACATTTGA